One segment of Dermochelys coriacea isolate rDerCor1 chromosome 27, rDerCor1.pri.v4, whole genome shotgun sequence DNA contains the following:
- the CDK5R1 gene encoding cyclin-dependent kinase 5 activator 1, which translates to MGTVLSLSPSYRKAPLCEDGAAGLGPFGAAPGGQSAKERGLRRHPILAALPWKRIAAVSAKKKKHSKKVQPGGYQSSVAHLNSENLQKSLSCANLSSFAQPPAQPAAPPLSAAKSAAPPGRKAPPNPGAAGTPRRVIVQASTSELLRCLGEFLCRRCYRLKHLSPTEPVLWLRSVDRSLLLQGWQDQGFITPANVVFLYMLCRDVISAEVATDHDLQASLLTCLYLSYSYMGNEISYPLKPFLVESCKEAFWDRCLAIINLMSPKMLQINADPHYFTQVFADLKNECSQEEKSRLLIGLDR; encoded by the coding sequence ATGGGCACGGTGCTGTCGCTGTCCCCGAGCTACCGCAAGGCGCCGCTGTGCGAGGATGGCGCGGCCGGCCTGGGGCCCTTCGGCGCGGCGCCCGGCGGCCAGAGCGCCAAGGAGCGCGGCCTGCGGCGTCACCCCATCCTGGCGGCGCTGCCCTGGAAGCGCATCGCCGCCGTCTCGGCCAAGAAGAAGAAACACTCCAAGAAGGTGCAGCCCGGCGGCTACCAGAGCAGCGTCGCCCACCTCAACAGCGAGAACCTGCAGAAGTCGCTGTCCTGCGCCAACCTCTCCAGCTTCGCGCAGCCCCCCGCGCAGCCGGCGGCCCCGCCGCTCTCCGCGGCCAAGAGCGCGGCGCCCCCCGGGCGCAAAGCGCCGCCCAACCCCGGCGCCGCCGGCACCCCGCGGCGGGTCATCGTCCAGGCCTCCACCAGCGAGCTGCTGCGCTGCCTGGGCGAGTTCCTCTGCCGCCGCTGCTACCGCCTGAAGCACCTCTCGCCCACGGAGCCCGTGCTGTGGCTGCGCAGCGTGGACAGGTCGCTGctcctgcagggctggcaggaCCAGGGCTTCATCACCCCGGCCAACGTGGTCTTCCTCTACATGCTGTGCAGGGATGTCATCTCCGCCGAGGTGGCCACCGACCACGACCTGCAGGCCAGCTTGCTGACCTGCCTGTACCTCTCCTACTCCTACATGGGCAACGAGATCTCCTACCCGCTCAAGCCCTTCCTGGTGGAGAGCTGCAAGGAGGCCTTTTGGGACCGCTGCCTCGCCATCATCAACCTCATGAGCCCCAAGATGCTGCAGATCAACGCGGACCCGCACTACTTCACGCAGGTGTTTGCTGACCTGAAGAACGAGTGCAGCCAGGAGGAGAAGAGCCGGCTCCTCATCGGGCTGGACCGGTGA